The genomic region CTCATTGCGGTCCCCGTTCGGGTTTTTCGGCACCCCCGAAGGCATACTGTATTGCGTATCGAAATCGTCATAGCGCACAAAGAAGGCGGCGTCTGAATTCCTCAGCTTGCCGGTCTTCCATTTGTCCGGCCAGAAACGATAGGCGCCCTCCAGGTACCAGCCGAAGATCTCCTCGGCTGTTCCGTTGCCGATTTGCTCCGCCCCATCGATACTTTCAAAAGCCACGGCTCCACGAAAGTCGAGACGCGAAACTGTATATTCAAAATCTGCGGAATAGATTTGGATATCTCCGTTGATGCCCGGATCCTTCCCCTGATTCCCGTTGTCGATACCGCCGGCGTAGGTGGAAACGCCAAGCCGCAACCATTGCCCAAATGGGACCTCTCGCAGAGCGAATGGGAAATAATCCAACCGACCCGTGAAGGCGGCATCATGCAGGCCGGGACGCTCCTTGATCCTGCCAGCGCGGATGCCGCTGAGAGCGTTGAACTTGGACCCGTTCAGCCCATTTACCACATATGCCTGGTATTTGAGCGAAGGACTGATGTTGCCGAACAAACCTATGCCGTCCGACGACCATGTGCTCGGGATGATGAACTGCGCGAACGACGGGCGCTCCACTCCATAAAACGTCACCGGCTCGTGCTTCTGATTAATGATCCCGAGCGGCGTGAGAATCCTCCCTGCACGCACATTGAACAGATCGGACAGGAGAAAATCAAAATATGCCTGCTCGATCACCAGCTCGCCGCCCGCACCGTCCGTGACAAAAGCATGCTCGATCTCGGTCTCCGAATGAAATTTGATCCAGTCGTTGAAATCGTAGCCGAGATACAGGACCAGCCGATGGATGTCAAATTGATCGCCCGACGGCCCCTCTTCAAAGTTCGCGTGAAACTCCCCATAGCCGCCCATAGTGAACCTGTTCAGCCACGACGAGGAATCCCACAGCGGGGAATCGTCAACCTCATCCAGCCGGACGGATACTTCGGCTATCTTTTCCCGGCTCTCTTCGTTCAACAGTTGCTCCTCCCGCTGCTGCGTCTTGAGCTGCTGCAACTGCTCGTTCAAATCGCGCAGGCTCTGTTCCAAAGCCTCGATCTTCTCGTCGCGGGCGTCCGACCGCTGCTCCTCGGCATGCGCCGCCGAACACGTCATCAGGGATGCCGTTACCGTCGTCAACCACAGCCAGACCAAAATGGACCTCATGCCGCACTCCTTTCACGCAATCTGTACTCCGGATTTCATGCCACCGCTGATAGCGGCCCGGTTGCGCTCTCACTGTGCGGCCCAGGTCCACATCGTAAAACGCCCCAATGTCGTCCTAGTTCATCATTTCTTCCTCCTTGCCAGCGCTGCTCTTCTACGACATCTCCAGCAGTATCTGCGTAAGCTTCTTCCTGAGCATCTCAATTTGCTTCGATTTGAAGGCTCGCCGCGTCTCTTCCAGCGCTTCGATTGTATCCACAAGAATATGCTTCAATGCCTCCCTATAATCACAGGCATCGTCTGAACAGGAGAGGCGCTCTCGCGAGGATGTTTTCGAGAGTGTTCGCAGATACAAATCTGACGCGTGATGGCGGTTATAAATACTTTGTCTCTCGTGCATAGATGCTCCATCGATAACCCTTTGTTTGCCGAAACAATTTTGATGCCTTCATGCGTGTGCCCGTATTCGAACGCTGTTGCGGGCACACTGCCGCCGATCACACAGAGAGTGAGACGCTGTCGCAGCATAGCGGCCGGAAAAAAAGCCGTAAAACCTCCAAAAAAACCACCCTCGAGTTCATTTCGATTTCGAATCCGCACTCTTAGGGGCCGCGGCATGCAACGTAGACGCCTCACAAACGCATTCCGCGCGGCGACCGACCCGAAAGCAGTTGAACCGCTCAGCCCACGCCTCGATTCCCTCCGGGCACGACTCAAGGAATTCGACGAAAAGCGCGAGCCGGCGGGTAAGGTCCCCGGAAATTGCGTGTTCAAGCCGACATGCTTGTTCTTCAGCTTCTGCTCTGCAGATTCCAAGGACCTTCGTAAGAAAATCATGCATCACCGTATGGCGCCGTACCACCCGTCTGGCCGCGATAAGACCCTTCGGAGTCAACGTGATAAACTCGTAAGGCTCATACTGAATTAGCCCTTTCTCAGCCAACGATTGAAGGGCGCCGGTTACTGACGGGCGGGTAACCTTCATGCTCCGTGCGATGTCCTTCGACCGGACCGCCCTTTTCTTCAAGCCGATCTGGTAGATCGTTTCAAGATAATCTTCCTGGCTTGGGCTGAGAGGTGCCACCATGTGCTTCTCCTTATGTAGTTGGGATTGCCAAACATAATATATGAAGACCAACTCGTTGTCAAGTGGAAAATGCGAACGGGCGAGAGGAGGGAGGGGCCGCAGGGGGGAACCGCCTGTGTCTACCGGCGATCTTTAGGGAACTTCATGGCAGGCATCAACTGCCCACAGATTCCCTCCACTCGAAGTACGAGACCGCCTTCGCGTAGGCCGCGATCGCTTTCTCCGGGCTGGTGAAAAGAGGGTATCCCGCCGACTGCAGCGCGCGCGAGAACTCGAGATCGCCGGTGAAACCCGCAAGGCTGATCAGCAGGCAGGGCTTTCTCAGGTCTTTTCTGAGGTCGATCATGTATTGCAGATATTCCTGCTGGCCGCCCGGTGTGATTCCACCGCCGATCAGAAGGGTGACGTCAATGCTTTCATCTTTTTCGACAACCCGCAGCGAATCCGAATATAAAGAGATGATTCCCCACGGCGCCACTCCGAGGTCGACTGGATTGCGGAAACTTGCCCCGGACGCCGGAACGAATTTCATCAACTCTTTGACTGTGCTCTTCTCCAGTTCCGGAAGCGAGAGACCCGCCCTCTCCGCTGCGTCGGAAGCGGCGACTGCCGGACCGCCCGGCCCGGAAATAATGGCCATTCTCCTGCCGCCGACCCGGCCAAAATAATAAAGGGCTGTCGCGATGTCGATCATTTCCTCCAGTGAGCCTGCGCGGATTACGCCGGCTTGCCTGAAGGCCGCGTCCCATACCGCATCGGCGCCGGCAAGCGAACCGGTATGAGACGAAACGGCCCGCGCGCCCGCCGCGGTCGAGCCTGCTTTCCAGACAATCACCGGTTTGCGCGCGCTCGCCTCCCTGAGCGCAGCCATCAGGTTTCGGCCGTCGCGCGTCCCCTCAAGATAGGCCGTGATGACCGCCGTCTTGTCGTCGCGCGAGAGGTAATCGATGAAATCGCAGCTCGACAGGTCGCACTCGTTCCCGATGCTTACTACTTTGCTGAAACTCATTCCGCGCAGGGTCCCCATCATGGTGACGAATGCGCCCAACGAACCGCTCTGCGAGACGAACGCCAGCTTGCCCACGACCGACGGCATCGAGGGAAAGAAACCCAGCCCGGCCTCCGGGCTATACACGCCCATGCAGTTCGGCCCCACCAGCCGAACGCCGCCTTCGCGCGCCCTCTCCACCATGCGCCGCTCGCGCTCGAACCCCCGCCGTTCGCCGGTCTCACCGAAACCGGAGGTAAAAACGATGGCGGCCTTCACCCGCTTCTCGACACAATCCTCCATCACCCGCTCGATCTGCTCAACGCCGACCAAAAGGATCGCAAGGTCAACATCCGCCGGAATCGAGGCCAGGGAAGGATACGCCTTCAGCCCGAGTATCGAGTCCGCGCTGGGATTCACCGGAAAAATCTCGCCCTTAAAACCCGGGTCCAGCAGCGCCTGCAGAAACACGAGGCCCGGCTTGAACGTCCGCGGCGCGCCGACAACGGCGACCGTTTTCGGCAAAAAGACCGCTTCCATTTGGTCAATTGTATAACTCATCGTAAAGCCTTCCTACGCGACAGACATGAACGTGCGAGAGGGGGTTGGGATGTTCTTGTAATAGACGAATGGCATAGTAGCATACGAACCTCAGGATTTCAATGGTCCCGGTCGGATAGCTGGATAGCTGGCTTGACTTTTCATGAATAGACTGTTAGACTGGTCTTAGACTGGTTAGGAGGAAAGCTAATGCATAAGGTGGGCGCTTATGAAGCAAAAACAAACCTTCCCAAACTCCTCGAACGTGTGGCCAAAGGCGAACGCATAACCATTACCAAACACGGCGTTCCCGTTGCAACACTCCAACCCGCAGATTCCGCAAAGAAAGCCGTGCCGGAAACCATTGCACAGGTAAAACAGTTTCGCCGGGGCCATCGGCTGGCTGGATTATCGATACGAGCCATGATTGACGAGGGAAGACGGTGATGACTGCAAGATTCGTTGTCGATAATTCTGTAATAATGGCCTGGTGTTTCGAGGACGTGGGAGATCGGTTTGCGGAAGCCGTTCTAGAGAGCCTCGAAACGTGTGAGGCGGTTGTTCCTGCCATTTGGCCGCTTGAGGTTGGTAATGTCCTGCTCGTGGCGGAGCGAAAAAAGCGCCTGAGTCAGGCAGATGTCATCCGATTCGTATCCCTCCTCTATGATCTTCCGATCGTAATTGAACAGGAAACGCCCGAGAGAATGCTCAAGGAGATTCTGGCGCTGGCGAGAGAACAGCACCTCACAACTTATGATGCTTCCTATCTCGATCTCGCGATGAGATTGGGGTTGCCGATTGCAACACGCGACCAGTCCCTCTCCAAAGCTGCAAAGAAAAGCCGCGTCCCTGCCTTTGACCCGGCAAAACTTGCATAATGCAGATACCAACCGTAAGCGAAGCGGAACTGGCTGAGTGTCCACTATGCGCGCTATCGCGCCTCATCCGGTGGCAACAGCATTGCCTGTCGAAGTCTTGCCACAAGTGACGGCTTGCTCTTATGTTTAAAGTAAAGACTTGCCATCTGCCGCAAAAACTCTGAACTGGCATCTGCCCGAATTGCCAGGTCCCGCAGGTCCTGAAGCAAGCACACCGCTTCGTCGTACTCTTTGGGTTGTCTGCATGAAATCAAGTCTGCGACCTTGATCCAAAGTTGCGCTTCACTGCCCGCGAGCGACTGCAGCCTTCCTTCACGGGCCTCGGCCTTTGCTCGCTCTTGTTGTTCAAGTTCCTTCGCCTTTCGCTCCGCCTCCTGCTTCTGCCGCTCTTCCGCGATGGATTCGGCCCGATTCATGAGCCGACCCGAATTTCGCGGACGACGTCGTCGAGAGGCTTTTGGGGATCGCTTCTGAGCAAGAATCTCGTGCATCGCGCGCTGTTTCAGTTCGGCGGTGACGTGGGAACTCTCGCCGCTGAGCAATTGTGTGAGAGCTTCTTCCTTCTCTTTTAATGGCAACTTTG from Candidatus Abyssobacteria bacterium SURF_5 harbors:
- a CDS encoding metal-dependent transcriptional regulator, with protein sequence MVAPLSPSQEDYLETIYQIGLKKRAVRSKDIARSMKVTRPSVTGALQSLAEKGLIQYEPYEFITLTPKGLIAARRVVRRHTVMHDFLTKVLGICRAEAEEQACRLEHAISGDLTRRLALFVEFLESCPEGIEAWAERFNCFRVGRRAECVCEASTLHAAAPKSADSKSK
- a CDS encoding type II toxin-antitoxin system prevent-host-death family antitoxin, with translation MHKVGAYEAKTNLPKLLERVAKGERITITKHGVPVATLQPADSAKKAVPETIAQVKQFRRGHRLAGLSIRAMIDEGRR
- a CDS encoding PIN domain-containing protein; the encoded protein is MTARFVVDNSVIMAWCFEDVGDRFAEAVLESLETCEAVVPAIWPLEVGNVLLVAERKKRLSQADVIRFVSLLYDLPIVIEQETPERMLKEILALAREQHLTTYDASYLDLAMRLGLPIATRDQSLSKAAKKSRVPAFDPAKLA